The following are encoded together in the Pseudomonas maumuensis genome:
- a CDS encoding LysR family transcriptional regulator produces MKTRSEELQVFVAVIDSGSISAAAEQIGQTPSAVSRTLSRLEGKLGTTLVNRTTRRMDLTEEGRFFLERARAILEQMDDMEERLSLNRQTPTGRLRINAAAPFMLHAILPWIGEFRQQYPGIELELNTDDLIIDLLEQSTDVAIRIGELADSSLHARSLGCSPVQVLASPDYLARHGTPQRVEDLEAHCLLGFSSLESLNQWPLRHAQGDRWAIRPQLVASSGETLRQLAIAGEGIVSLSHFMTHEDIRAGRLNVILAEHNNGYRQPIHAVYYRNTQLALRIQCFLDFIQKKLAVYAC; encoded by the coding sequence GTGAAAACCCGATCCGAAGAACTCCAGGTATTTGTCGCCGTCATCGACAGCGGCTCGATCTCCGCCGCCGCGGAGCAGATCGGCCAGACCCCCTCCGCAGTCAGCCGCACCCTGTCGCGCCTGGAGGGCAAGCTCGGCACCACGCTGGTCAACCGCACCACGCGGCGCATGGACCTGACCGAGGAAGGGCGTTTCTTCCTGGAGCGCGCCCGGGCGATCCTCGAGCAGATGGACGACATGGAAGAGCGCCTGTCGCTGAACCGCCAGACCCCGACCGGGCGCCTGCGCATCAACGCCGCCGCGCCGTTCATGCTGCACGCGATCCTGCCGTGGATCGGCGAGTTCCGTCAGCAGTACCCCGGCATCGAGCTGGAGCTGAACACCGACGACCTGATCATCGACCTGCTGGAGCAAAGCACCGACGTGGCCATCCGCATCGGCGAACTGGCCGACTCCAGCCTGCACGCCCGTTCGCTCGGCTGCAGCCCGGTGCAGGTGCTTGCCAGCCCCGACTACCTGGCCCGGCATGGCACGCCGCAGCGGGTCGAGGACCTCGAGGCCCATTGCCTGCTCGGCTTCAGCTCCCTCGAGTCGCTCAACCAGTGGCCACTGCGCCATGCCCAGGGCGACCGCTGGGCGATCCGCCCGCAGCTGGTCGCCTCGAGCGGCGAGACCCTGCGCCAGCTGGCCATCGCCGGCGAGGGCATCGTCAGCCTGTCGCACTTCATGACCCACGAGGATATCCGCGCCGGCCGGCTGAATGTGATCCTCGCCGAGCACAACAATGGCTATCGCCAGCCGATCCACGCGGTCTACTACCGCAACACCCAGCTGGCCCTGCGCATCCAGTGCTTCCTCGATTTCATCCAGAAAAAGCTGGCGGTCTACGCCTGCTGA
- a CDS encoding methyl-accepting chemotaxis protein, whose amino-acid sequence MGTTLRDLITGIRDGVTQIASAAEELSAVTEQTSAGANSQKVETDQVATAMHEMAATVQEVARNAEQASHAATNADDEARVGDKVVGEAISQIERLAHEVHRSTEAMTLLQQESQKIGSVMDVIKSVAEQTNLLALNAAIEAARAGEAGRGFAVVADEVRGLAQRTQQSTEEIEGLIASLQQGTQQVAEVMNGSRNLTDSSVELARKAGGSLESITRTVSNIQSMNQQIAAAAEQQSAVAEEISRSILNVRDVSEQTAAASDETAASSVELARLGGHLQTLVSQFRV is encoded by the coding sequence ATGGGCACCACCCTGCGCGACCTGATCACCGGCATCCGCGACGGCGTGACCCAGATCGCCAGCGCCGCCGAAGAGCTGTCGGCGGTGACCGAGCAGACCAGCGCCGGCGCCAACAGCCAGAAGGTCGAGACCGACCAGGTGGCCACCGCCATGCACGAGATGGCCGCCACCGTGCAGGAAGTCGCGCGCAACGCCGAACAAGCCTCCCACGCCGCGACCAACGCCGACGACGAAGCCCGTGTCGGCGACAAGGTGGTGGGTGAAGCCATCAGCCAGATCGAGCGCCTGGCCCATGAAGTGCATCGCTCCACCGAGGCCATGACCTTGCTGCAGCAGGAAAGCCAGAAGATCGGCAGCGTCATGGACGTGATCAAGTCGGTGGCCGAGCAGACCAATCTGCTGGCGCTCAACGCCGCCATCGAGGCGGCCCGTGCCGGTGAAGCCGGGCGTGGTTTCGCCGTGGTCGCCGACGAGGTGCGTGGCCTGGCCCAGCGCACCCAGCAGTCCACCGAGGAAATCGAAGGCCTGATCGCCAGCCTGCAACAGGGCACCCAGCAGGTCGCCGAGGTGATGAACGGCAGCCGCAACCTGACCGACAGCAGCGTCGAGCTGGCACGCAAGGCCGGTGGTTCGCTGGAAAGCATCACCCGCACGGTGTCGAACATCCAGTCGATGAACCAGCAGATCGCCGCCGCCGCCGAGCAACAGAGCGCCGTGGCCGAAGAGATCAGCCGCAGCATCCTCAACGTGCGCGACGTGTCGGAACAGACCGCCGCGGCCAGCGACGAGACCGCCGCTTCCAGCGTCGAGCTGGCGCGCCTGGGTGGCCACCTGCAGACCCTGGTCAGCCAGTTCCGCGTCTGA
- a CDS encoding sulfite exporter TauE/SafE family protein: protein MNTFLAFYQNIGPALSLLVILTFFLAGAVKGVIGLGLPTVAMGLLGLAMAPAQAAALLIVPSTLTNLWQLATGGHLLALLRRLGGMLAMIFIGTLLGSVWLGIDSGPWAAHGLGAALLVYALYGLVGPGLRVAPAWEPWLGPLCGLLTGVVTAATGVFVMPAVPYLQGLGLSRDELVQALGLSFTVSTLALAVGLAGQDALGGQALGASLLVLAPALLGMFAGQWLRGRISAALFKRCFFIGLALLGGHLLVNG from the coding sequence ATGAATACCTTCCTGGCGTTTTATCAGAACATCGGCCCGGCGCTGTCATTGCTGGTGATCCTGACCTTCTTCCTGGCTGGCGCGGTGAAGGGGGTCATCGGCCTAGGGTTGCCGACCGTCGCCATGGGCTTGCTCGGCCTGGCTATGGCGCCAGCGCAGGCAGCGGCGCTGCTGATCGTGCCATCGACCTTGACCAACCTCTGGCAGCTGGCGACCGGCGGCCACCTGCTCGCGCTGTTGCGCCGCCTGGGCGGGATGTTGGCGATGATCTTCATCGGCACCCTGCTGGGCAGCGTGTGGCTGGGGATCGACAGCGGTCCGTGGGCGGCCCATGGCCTGGGCGCCGCGTTGCTGGTCTATGCCCTCTATGGGCTGGTGGGCCCAGGGCTGCGCGTGGCGCCGGCCTGGGAGCCCTGGCTGGGGCCGCTCTGCGGGTTGCTGACGGGCGTGGTGACGGCCGCCACCGGCGTGTTCGTCATGCCCGCGGTGCCCTACCTGCAGGGCCTGGGCTTGAGCCGCGACGAGCTGGTCCAGGCGCTGGGCCTGTCGTTCACCGTCTCGACCCTGGCCCTGGCGGTCGGCCTGGCCGGACAGGACGCCCTGGGTGGCCAGGCCCTGGGGGCTTCACTGCTGGTGCTGGCGCCGGCGTTGCTGGGCATGTTCGCCGGCCAGTGGCTGCGCGGACGGATCAGCGCAGCGCTGTTCAAGCGCTGCTTCTTCATCGGCCTTGCGCTGCTGGGCGGGCACCTGCTGGTCAACGGCTAG
- the ypfJ gene encoding KPN_02809 family neutral zinc metallopeptidase, producing the protein MEWRKGRRSDNVVDARGEGGGGGMRFGGGKGLGLGAILLIVGIGWLTGQDPLQILGQLAGQMEQQQTAPANVDGKAPPTNDEQAEFVASILGDTEDTWKALFAQAGKQYRDPKLVLFSGQVNSACGFASSAVGPFYCPGDQRVYLDMTFFREMETRFKAAGDFAQAYVIAHEIGHHVQTLLGVSAKVDAARRNGQRMEGDNGLLVRQELQADCLAGVWAYQAQKRLNWLEPGDVEEALNAANAIGDDRLQQQGQGRVVPDSFTHGTSQQRVRWFKAGFSSGDLNQCDTFSARSL; encoded by the coding sequence ATGGAATGGCGAAAAGGCCGACGCAGCGACAACGTGGTCGATGCCCGCGGCGAAGGGGGTGGCGGCGGCATGCGCTTCGGCGGCGGCAAGGGCCTTGGGCTCGGCGCCATCCTGCTGATCGTCGGCATCGGCTGGCTTACCGGGCAGGACCCGCTGCAGATCCTCGGCCAGCTGGCCGGGCAGATGGAGCAGCAACAGACCGCCCCGGCCAACGTCGATGGCAAGGCACCACCGACCAACGACGAGCAGGCCGAATTCGTCGCCTCGATCCTCGGCGACACCGAGGACACCTGGAAGGCTCTGTTCGCCCAGGCCGGCAAACAGTACCGCGACCCCAAGCTGGTGCTGTTCAGTGGCCAGGTCAACTCCGCCTGCGGCTTCGCCTCATCGGCGGTCGGGCCGTTCTACTGCCCAGGCGACCAGCGCGTATACCTGGACATGACCTTCTTCCGCGAAATGGAAACCCGCTTCAAGGCCGCCGGCGACTTCGCCCAGGCCTATGTGATCGCCCACGAGATCGGCCACCACGTGCAGACCCTGCTCGGCGTCTCGGCCAAGGTCGACGCCGCACGGCGCAATGGCCAACGCATGGAGGGCGACAATGGCCTGCTGGTACGCCAGGAGCTGCAGGCCGACTGCCTGGCCGGAGTCTGGGCCTACCAAGCGCAGAAACGCCTGAACTGGCTGGAGCCGGGGGATGTCGAGGAGGCGCTGAACGCCGCCAACGCCATCGGCGACGATCGGCTGCAGCAGCAGGGCCAGGGCCGCGTGGTGCCCGATTCGTTCACCCATGGCACCTCGCAGCAGCGCGTACGCTGGTTCAAGGCCGGATTTTCCAGCGGCGACCTGAACCAGTGCGACACGTTCAGCGCGCGTAGCCTCTGA
- a CDS encoding NAD(P)H-dependent oxidoreductase, with translation MKKILLLNGGKRFAHSEGRLNQTLHDAALAHLDRAGFDVRETFIDGGYDVQAEVEKFLWADVVIYQMPGWWMGAPWTVKKYVDDVFTAGHGSLYANDGRTRSDASQKYGSGGLVQGKQYMLSLTWNAPQQAFDDPSDFFEGKGVDAVYFPFHKANQFLGMTGLPTYLAVDVMKRPDVPAALAAYEQHLDQVFGKAQ, from the coding sequence ATGAAAAAGATTCTCCTGCTCAACGGCGGTAAACGCTTCGCCCATTCCGAAGGCCGTCTCAATCAGACCCTGCACGATGCCGCACTGGCCCATCTGGACCGTGCCGGTTTCGATGTGCGCGAAACCTTCATCGATGGTGGCTACGACGTCCAGGCCGAGGTGGAGAAATTCCTCTGGGCGGATGTGGTGATCTACCAGATGCCCGGTTGGTGGATGGGCGCGCCATGGACCGTGAAGAAGTACGTCGACGACGTGTTCACCGCCGGCCACGGCAGCCTGTACGCCAACGATGGCCGTACCCGCTCCGATGCTTCGCAGAAGTACGGCAGTGGCGGCCTGGTGCAGGGCAAGCAATACATGCTGTCGCTGACCTGGAACGCGCCGCAGCAGGCGTTCGATGACCCTAGCGACTTCTTCGAGGGCAAGGGCGTGGACGCGGTGTACTTCCCGTTCCACAAGGCTAACCAGTTCCTCGGCATGACGGGCCTGCCGACCTACCTGGCCGTGGATGTGATGAAGCGCCCGGATGTGCCGGCGGCGCTGGCGGCTTATGAGCAGCATCTGGACCAGGTGTTTGGCAAGGCTCAATGA
- a CDS encoding LysR substrate-binding domain-containing protein yields the protein MHFDLIDLKLFQHTLESGNITAGARRSHLSLPAASARIRAMESSLGIPLLERNRRGVLPTPAGQALLQHARLIAQQVERLQFDLGQYAHGLQGQVRLLCNTAALTEYLPELLASYLAEHPGVSVDIQELPSLHIVQAISQGMADLGIVSNAAPCATLQTRPFRDDPLVLVMPREHPLAASDRADFNASLGHGHVGLGADSALALHLEEQALRLGKRMQVRVRAEGFDGVIRMVGGGAGVAVVPLTSVRRWEHSLPLRWVALQEAWAKRSLLLCSRDFSALPGYAALLVERLGNKA from the coding sequence ATGCATTTCGACCTGATCGACCTCAAGCTGTTCCAGCACACCCTCGAAAGCGGCAACATCACCGCCGGCGCCCGGCGCAGCCACCTTTCGCTGCCGGCCGCCAGTGCGCGCATTCGCGCCATGGAATCCTCGCTGGGCATTCCTTTGCTCGAACGCAACCGCCGCGGCGTGCTGCCCACGCCCGCCGGCCAGGCCCTGCTGCAGCATGCGCGGCTGATTGCGCAGCAGGTCGAGCGCCTGCAGTTCGATCTCGGGCAATACGCCCACGGCCTGCAAGGCCAGGTGCGCCTGCTGTGCAACACGGCGGCGCTGACCGAGTACCTGCCGGAGCTGCTGGCGAGCTACCTGGCCGAGCATCCGGGAGTGAGCGTGGATATCCAGGAACTGCCCAGCCTGCATATCGTCCAGGCGATCAGCCAAGGCATGGCGGACTTGGGCATCGTCTCGAATGCCGCACCCTGCGCAACCCTGCAGACCCGACCGTTTCGCGACGATCCGCTGGTGCTGGTGATGCCGCGCGAGCACCCGCTGGCGGCCAGCGACCGGGCAGACTTCAACGCCAGCCTTGGCCATGGGCATGTGGGGCTGGGTGCCGACAGCGCCCTGGCGCTGCATCTGGAGGAACAGGCCCTGCGCCTCGGCAAACGAATGCAGGTGCGCGTTCGCGCCGAAGGATTCGATGGGGTGATCAGGATGGTCGGAGGTGGCGCGGGGGTGGCGGTGGTCCCGTTGACCTCGGTGCGACGCTGGGAGCACAGCTTGCCGCTGCGCTGGGTCGCCTTGCAGGAGGCCTGGGCGAAGCGCAGCTTGCTGCTGTGCTCGCGGGATTTCAGTGCATTGCCTGGCTACGCCGCCCTGCTTGTCGAGCGCTTGGGCAACAAAGCCTGA
- the pcaG gene encoding protocatechuate 3,4-dioxygenase subunit alpha, which translates to MPIELLPETPSQTAGPYVHIGLALEAAGNPTRDQEICNHLARPDAPGEHILLIGQVYDGNGHLVRDSFLEVWQADAEGRYQDEYHLENVFNSFGRTATTFDAGEWTLHTVKPGVVNNAAGVPMAPHINLSLFARGINIHLHTRLYFDDEAEANAKCPVLNLIEQPQRRETLIARRCEVDGKTAYRFDIRIQGDGETVFFDF; encoded by the coding sequence ATGCCTATCGAACTGCTGCCGGAAACCCCTTCGCAGACCGCCGGCCCCTATGTACATATCGGCCTTGCCCTGGAAGCGGCCGGCAACCCGACCCGTGACCAGGAAATCTGCAACCACCTGGCCCGGCCCGATGCACCGGGCGAGCACATATTGCTGATCGGCCAGGTGTACGACGGCAATGGCCACCTGGTGCGTGATTCGTTTCTGGAGGTGTGGCAGGCCGACGCCGAGGGCCGCTACCAGGACGAGTACCACCTCGAGAACGTCTTCAACAGCTTCGGCCGCACCGCGACCACCTTCGATGCCGGCGAGTGGACCCTGCACACGGTCAAGCCGGGGGTGGTGAACAACGCCGCGGGTGTGCCGATGGCCCCGCACATCAATCTCAGCCTGTTTGCCCGTGGCATCAATATCCACCTGCATACCCGGCTGTATTTCGATGATGAAGCCGAGGCGAATGCCAAGTGTCCGGTGCTGAACCTGATCGAGCAGCCGCAGCGGCGCGAGACCTTGATTGCCCGGCGCTGTGAAGTGGACGGCAAGACGGCGTACCGCTTCGACATTCGTATCCAGGGCGATGGGGAGACAGTGTTCTTCGACTTCTGA
- the ggt gene encoding gamma-glutamyltransferase has product MRIVMFQPLALGAAILSCSSAFAVTLEGGAVAAPDQYGAQVAADILKKGGNAVDAAVATAFTLAVTYPEAGNIGGGGFMTLFVDGKPYFLDYREVAPKAATKTMYLDDKGEVIENLSLVGVRAAGVPGTVMGLWEAHQKFGKLKWSELLTPAIGYAQNGFKIAQKQYQYRDDAQGLFKTATNFNDYFGSMKVGELFKQPELAQTLERIADKGVSEFYQGKTADLLVAQMQADKGLISKDDLKDYKAVWRDPIAINWRGNVVYTAPPPSSGGVALAQLLGIKEDRAADFKGVEHNSAKYIHLLAEIEKRVFADRADYLGDPAFTKVPVDQLVAKDYLAKRAAQVNPNAISATDQVKPGLEPHQTTHFSIVDKQGNAVSNTYTLNLDYGSGVVVKGAGFLLNDEMDDFSAKPGAANAFGVVGGDANAIAPGKRMLSSMSPSLVARDGKVVLVLGTPGGSRIFTSIFQVMNNLYDFGMPLEKAVAAQRVHHQLLPKDTIYFDSYAPLKGQVADDLKKMGYVLEDQGWEMGDIQAIRVTGEKLETASDPRGRGVGMIVK; this is encoded by the coding sequence ATGCGTATTGTCATGTTCCAGCCCCTGGCCCTCGGGGCCGCGATCCTGAGCTGCTCCTCCGCCTTTGCCGTGACGCTGGAAGGCGGCGCGGTGGCCGCGCCTGATCAATATGGCGCACAGGTGGCCGCCGACATCCTCAAGAAGGGCGGCAACGCGGTGGACGCCGCCGTCGCCACCGCCTTCACCCTGGCCGTGACCTACCCCGAGGCCGGCAATATCGGCGGCGGTGGCTTCATGACTCTGTTCGTCGACGGCAAGCCCTACTTCCTCGACTACCGCGAAGTGGCGCCCAAGGCCGCGACCAAGACCATGTACCTGGACGACAAGGGCGAGGTGATCGAGAACCTCAGCCTGGTCGGCGTGCGCGCGGCCGGTGTGCCGGGCACGGTGATGGGGCTGTGGGAGGCGCATCAGAAGTTCGGCAAGCTCAAGTGGAGCGAGCTGCTGACCCCGGCCATCGGCTACGCGCAGAACGGTTTCAAGATTGCCCAGAAACAGTACCAGTACCGCGACGACGCCCAGGGCCTGTTCAAGACCGCGACCAACTTCAACGACTACTTCGGCAGCATGAAGGTCGGCGAGCTGTTCAAGCAGCCGGAGCTGGCGCAGACCCTCGAGCGCATTGCCGACAAGGGCGTCAGCGAGTTCTACCAGGGCAAGACCGCCGACTTGCTGGTGGCGCAGATGCAGGCCGACAAGGGCCTGATCAGCAAGGACGACCTCAAGGACTACAAGGCCGTGTGGCGTGACCCGATCGCCATCAACTGGCGCGGCAACGTGGTCTACACCGCGCCGCCGCCAAGCTCCGGCGGCGTCGCCCTGGCCCAGCTGCTGGGCATCAAGGAAGACCGCGCGGCGGACTTCAAGGGCGTCGAGCACAACTCGGCCAAGTACATCCACCTGCTGGCCGAGATCGAGAAGCGCGTGTTCGCCGACCGCGCCGACTATCTCGGCGATCCGGCTTTCACCAAGGTCCCGGTCGACCAGCTGGTGGCCAAGGATTACCTGGCCAAGCGTGCCGCCCAGGTCAACCCCAACGCGATTTCCGCAACCGACCAGGTCAAGCCGGGGCTGGAGCCGCACCAGACCACGCACTTCTCCATCGTCGACAAGCAGGGCAATGCGGTGAGCAACACCTACACCCTCAACCTCGACTACGGCAGTGGCGTGGTGGTCAAGGGCGCGGGCTTCCTGCTCAACGACGAGATGGACGACTTTAGCGCCAAGCCGGGCGCGGCCAACGCCTTTGGCGTGGTCGGCGGCGACGCCAATGCCATCGCGCCGGGCAAGCGCATGCTCTCGTCGATGAGCCCGAGCCTGGTGGCGCGTGACGGCAAGGTGGTGCTGGTGCTGGGCACCCCGGGCGGTTCGCGGATCTTCACCTCGATCTTCCAGGTGATGAACAACCTGTACGACTTCGGCATGCCGCTGGAGAAGGCCGTGGCGGCGCAGCGCGTGCATCACCAGCTGCTGCCCAAGGACACCATCTACTTCGACAGCTATGCGCCGCTCAAGGGGCAGGTGGCTGACGACCTGAAGAAGATGGGTTATGTGCTGGAGGATCAGGGTTGGGAGATGGGCGACATCCAGGCGATCCGGGTGACCGGCGAGAAGCTGGAGACGGCGTCTGATCCGCGTGGGCGCGGGGTGGGGATGATCGTCAAGTAA
- a CDS encoding putative quinol monooxygenase gives MTEQYAFILKAKTRPEQAEAFEQLFRPYVEPSRQEPGCIEYHMLRDKADPSLFVFFEVWASKDALDVHSALPHMRAFFENRMDYLERDFDIQMIDMLSASSASR, from the coding sequence ATGACCGAGCAATACGCCTTCATCCTCAAGGCCAAGACCCGCCCGGAGCAGGCCGAGGCTTTCGAACAGCTGTTCCGTCCTTACGTGGAGCCAAGCCGCCAGGAGCCGGGCTGCATCGAGTACCACATGCTGCGCGACAAGGCAGACCCGAGCCTGTTCGTGTTTTTCGAGGTGTGGGCCAGCAAGGACGCGCTGGACGTGCATTCGGCACTGCCGCACATGCGTGCGTTCTTCGAAAATCGCATGGATTACCTGGAGCGCGATTTCGATATCCAGATGATCGATATGCTCAGCGCTTCGTCCGCTAGCCGTTGA
- the pcaH gene encoding protocatechuate 3,4-dioxygenase subunit beta, giving the protein MPAQDTSRFVIRDRNWHPKAFTPDYKTSVARSPRQALVSIPQSISESTGPDFSHLRFGEHDHDLLLNFNQGGLPIGERIIVAGRVVDQYGKPVPNTLVEMWQANAGGRYRHKNDRYLAPLDPNFGGVGRCLTDRDGYYSFRTIKPGPYPWRNGPNDWRPAHIHFSISGPSIATKLITQLYFEGDPLIPLCPIVKSIANPDAVERLIARLDMSHANPMDCLAYRFDIVLRGQRQTHFENR; this is encoded by the coding sequence ATGCCCGCCCAGGACACCAGCCGCTTCGTGATCCGTGATCGCAACTGGCACCCCAAGGCCTTCACCCCCGACTACAAGACCTCGGTGGCGCGCTCCCCGCGCCAGGCGCTGGTCAGCATCCCGCAGTCGATCAGCGAAAGCACCGGCCCGGACTTTTCCCACCTGCGCTTCGGCGAGCACGACCATGACCTGCTGCTCAACTTCAACCAGGGCGGCCTGCCCATCGGCGAGCGCATCATCGTTGCCGGGCGGGTGGTCGACCAGTATGGCAAGCCGGTGCCCAACACCCTGGTGGAAATGTGGCAGGCCAATGCCGGTGGTCGTTACCGGCACAAGAACGACCGCTACCTGGCACCGCTGGACCCGAACTTCGGCGGTGTCGGCCGCTGCTTGACCGACCGCGACGGCTACTACAGCTTCCGCACCATCAAGCCCGGCCCGTACCCCTGGCGCAACGGCCCTAACGACTGGCGCCCGGCACATATCCACTTCTCCATCAGCGGCCCGTCGATCGCCACCAAGCTCATCACCCAGCTGTACTTCGAGGGCGACCCGCTGATCCCGCTGTGCCCGATCGTCAAGTCGATCGCCAACCCCGACGCCGTCGAACGGCTGATCGCCAGGCTCGACATGAGCCACGCCAACCCCATGGATTGCCTGGCCTACCGCTTCGACATCGTCCTGCGCGGCCAGCGCCAGACCCACTTCGAAAACCGCTGA